The following DNA comes from Frankia casuarinae.
TGATGTCGAAGCCGGCCGGATCGATGTAGTGGTTCATGTACAGGCGCTTGAGGTTCATCTGGATCGTCGAGTGACGCACCTCGTCGATCATCTGTACCGCGAGCCCGTTGTGGATCTCAGGGTTGGGGACGGCATCGATCGCCATCGGCATCGCCCGGGCCGCGGAGATCTCCGGGAACGGGATGATCGACAGGAAGAGCTTCTGCCACTCCATCCAGCGCTGCTGGACCTGGCGGAACATGTTGCCGCGAATCGCGCCGTCCATCGCGCCGTACACGCGGTTGTCCTTCTCCTCCTCCATCGGGAAGTAGGAGCGCAAGATCTGCTTGAGCGGGTCCTTCTTCGGAGACTTGTCGAAGGTATAGTCGGTGGCAAACCGCTTCGCGGGCGTCGCGAACGTCGGTTCCCATGACAGCTCCGTGATCTTTTTGTGTGCCTTTGTCAAGCTTTGACGGCTCACGTCCTGCCTCCTGGACGATACGGGGTCGGGCAGACACCGGCGATGCCCGCCTGCACCGAGATCGACGCCGATCCGCGTCGACCCTCCTTCCGGCCGGAACCGGTGCCTGCACCACGTCCCTTCGTATGTCCCACATCACACTCCCCGTGGGAGGTGTGTGGGATCTCAATCTGAGACAGGTACCAGGACTCGGCCAGCAAGATCATCGGGGAGGCGAGATGCGAGGAGCGATCGGCGATCGGCGATCGGCGCCGGTCGGGGGTCGGTCGGGCGCGGCGGACGCCCGGCAGTGGGCGGAGCACAAGGTCTAGCCAGACGGTGGGCTGCGATCTAACCTCGCTCGGGAACCGCTCGTGACCACGTCGGACGCTGCGGTTGTACCGGAGTCGTCGAGGTTCGCCGTTCGCGGGAGGAGATCCATCAGATGGCTGGTTGTTCGAGCAACCTAGATGCTTATAATCATCAGGGCGCCGAGGTTGCGCAGGCGCGGGAGCTGTTCCTGACCACCGACTCCATCGAGCCGGACAGGGTACGCGACAGCATCCGGGCGTCCTGGTTACGCTCCCGGCACTGGGAGGTAGCGGCGGAAGGCCCCCGACTCACGTTCGTGGGCGACCTCGACAGCGAAAACCCGGTCAGCCGCGCCGCAGCGCCCATCGTCCGCCAGCTCGGCGATCAACTTGTAGACCAGCCTATCAGCATCATCCTGACCGATGCCGAGGGAGTCGTCCTGGCCCGGCGCACCGGTGACCGCGCCCTGGAGAAGCACCTCGACGCGGTCCAGCTCGCACCGGGTTTCAGCTACGCGGAAAGACTGGTGGGAACCAACGGAATCGGTACCGCGCTCGAGGGAAGGTCCCCCGCCCATGTCTTCGGGCACGAGCACTACGCCTCGAACCTCGAGAATCTAGCCTGCGCCGGAGTGCCGATGCACCATCCAGTCACAAGGAAGATAATTGGCGTCTTGGACCTGACCTGTTGGCGTCCGGACGCCGGGCCGCTGCTCATGGCCATGGCCCGGGCCGCGGCGGCACAGATTCAGGAATCCCTGCTCGCCAACGAAGAACACCGTGACCTTGCCCTGTTACGGGGTAAGAGTTCGGTGATGGCGTGGGTGGGCGGGCCGAAGGCCCGGCCGGTGTTGCCGGTCGGGTGGTTTTCGGCTTGTGGGTGGGGTTAGGGCTCGGGCCCGTCGGGTGGGCCGTCCTGGGGTGGGTCGGTGCTGGGAGGGCTGCCGGTCTGGGTGGTGGTCTGCCAGGTGAGGAAGGGTTCGAGGGCGGGGCCGGCGGGTGCTTTCCCGCCGGCTGTGGCGCAGGCGTTCAGGTAGCCGGTCAGGAACGCGAGGGGTTCACGGCCGTTACGCTCCGCGGTGGCGACGATGGTCCAGACCCGGGCGGCGAGGTGCGCGGCCCACTCAGCGTGTGCGCCGTAGTAGTTCTTCCGCCCGACGACCGGGGTCCGTAGCGCTCTCTCGGCAGCATTGTTGTCAAGATCCAGGTCGGGGAAGTCCTGGTGGCGGGCCAGCCCGTCCCATTCCCGGTCCAGGGTCGCCAGGACCTTCTTCGCCGCCGGGTGCAGGCTGTGGATCGCCGCCTCCGCGCGCCGCGCCGTGTCGATCGCCCTCAGCGCGGCCTCGAACGCGCCGGCGGCCTCGCGGTAGCCGCCGGTTGTGGGCTGCTCGGCGGCGAGGGCGCGGTGAGCGAGGTAGAGCATCCCGATCCGGGCGACCCACTGGTCGGCCCAGTACCGCAGTTGGGGGTGGGCGTCCCCGGCCCGGATGAAGTACCGGCGGATGTGTGCCCAGCACCAGAGCGGGTCGACTCCGTCGACGCGGCCCAGGGACTGGTAGACGGTGTAGAAGTCCGACGAGACGACGAGGCGACATCCGTCGGACAGCGCCCCGGCGGCCCGGTCGATCCCGAAGTGCTTCTCGACCGGGGCAGCCGAGCGGGTCGGGTCCATCCGGAACACCACCGTGTCGGCGGCGACGAACACCCACAGCCACCAGCGGGTCCCGTCCTTGCCCTCGACCCGCTCGAACACCCGCCACGTCGTCTCGTCCGCGTGGACATGACCGGCGGCGGCGTTACGCGCCACGATCTGCTCATCGAGCCCGCCGAGCAGTCCATGCACGTCCTTCAACGCCCCACACAGAGTGCCCTCGGCAACACCGAGCCCGGCGGCGGCCAGCGCCCGAGCGATCCGGTGCAACGGCAGGCCCAGGACGTACTTCTCGTAGAGAAGGCGGGCGAGGAACCCCGCGGTGAACCGGCCCTTGGGAATCGGTTTGGGTGGCACCGGCGCGGTCACTGTCCGCGGCCCCGGACATGTGCAGCACCGCCGATACCGCCGCCGCCGATGCACGATCCGGGTGATCACGACCTGCCAGTCGACCTGTTCGCTGTCGTCGGTCCCCAACGGCGTGAACGCCACCCCACACCCGGGGCAGGCACGGTCGACCTCGGGCACATCATGGATCTCCTCGCGGGTCTGCAGATGCGAGTAGTCCCGCCGGCCATGCCCCCGGCTCCCCGGCCGCTGCCCGCGTTGACGCGCCGGCCGGCCGGCATCCCCACCGCCCGAATCCTGCCGATCTTCTGGTTTCTCATCCACAGCCGACGACGGGCCGGTCTTCTCCGAGGAACGACCGAACAGCATCCGGGACAGCACCGCGACCTGCTCGCTCAACTCCTCGACCCGCAGCTGCAGCTGCCCGACACGGGCCTCGGCTTTCTCCGCACACTCCTCGGCCCGCTCGGCACGCCCACGCCAGTACGCCACCTCGGTGACATCATCGGTGACAGACAGAACAGACACACCACCCAGGACACATCACCAGCGTCCTCGGTATCAGGAACTACACCCGACGTATCACGAAGAGCCCACAACCCCCCACCAGCATCCCGCGGACACTCCGCCCGACTCCCGCCACAGCCACGACACCGCCACACGGCGGAACCAGCCCCTCCACGCCATCGCCGAATACTTACGTTACGGGAGTATCTCAGGACATGCCAACGGATTTCCGGCGTGGTGCTCGGCCTCAACGACGACGTCGTCATGATGAACGAGCACGCGCGCCAACTACTCGACCCCCGCGACCAGTCGGTGCTGATCGGGCGCATCACCGATGTCGTCGCCAGACGCCGTGCCACCACCCTGATGATGGAACTGCCCAGCGGAACCTGGGCCCGCGTGCACTGCCGGACAGTGGCAACGGAGAGGGCCACCGACGGGGCGGTGGCCCATGTCCGTTTTGTCGAAGCGCCGCGCCCGCGGCATGCGGACACCGCTCTGACGCGGCTTCCGCTGCCCGGCATCGTCGGCTCCGGAACTCTATGGACCCGTGCCTGCCGGGAAGTGGACGCGGCTGCGCAAGCAGGTGAGTGGGTGATATTACGAGGAGAGCCCGGCGTGGGCAAAACAGCCCTGGCCCGGGCCGTGTGCCAGCGGCATGATCCGTCCGCGTGGTTCTCCGTTGTCGACGGCCACAACACTACTGTTCGGGAGTGGGGGACCCTTCTCCGCCACGAACTGAGCCGTAGCCGGGGCACGCTGGTGGTACGCCACGTCGATCGCATCGACCCCTATCGGCTGCATGTGCTGGCGTCCGCCTGCCAAGCAGCGGAGGCGGGCGGCCGCCGGGATCTGCCGTGGGTAGTCCTGACGCTCAGCGCCGACGACAAACCCCTCGGCCCCCTGATGCGCTACTTCCCGCGTTGCATCGAAGTGCCCCCGTTGCGGCACCATATCGATGATCTGCACCAAATCGTGCCGTTCCTGCTGGTAAAACTTACCCGTGGCGGCCAACTCGCCTGCTCCCCGCAGGCTATGCAAGCACTGTTGCGTACCAGTTGGCCAGGCAACATCGAGCAGGTGCGGCAGGTGCTGCGCAAAGTCATCCAGGTTCGCCCCGCAGGCACGATCATGGTCGGTGACCTGCCGCCGGAATGTCACACGGTCACCCGCCGGGTTCTCGGAGCCATGGAGGCGATCGAGCGGGACGCAATAGTGCAGAGCCTGCTCAGTGCGGACGGGAACAGGACCCTCGCGGCGCGGGCTCTCGGCATGTCGCGAGCGACGATCTACCGCAGAATCCGGCAGTACGGCATCGAGATCCCCGCTCCCAGCGTGTAGACGCAATCTTGCGTGGAGCCCACGGGAGCAGAGTGCGGGGAGCAGAGTGCGGGGAGCAGCAGCCCTACGACAGGCCGCAGTGGCGGTCCCTAACGTGGGAGGCCCATCATGGCTGCGCGGTCGCGACCCGGTCCCGGCCGGAGCGCTTTGCCTGGTAGAGGGCCACGTCGGCGCGGATGAGCAGGTCGCCAAGCCCGGAATCGTCCGGGTTCAGCATCGCCACCCCCACGCTGACGGTGACCGGGAGCGGACCGTCGGCGGTAGCCACCGGGCTGGCCCCGATCGCCTGCCGAAGCCGCTCGGCGAGAACACCCGCCGTCGCAGCCGGGCAGCCCAGCACGGCCGCGAACTCCTCGCCGCCGATACGGCCGACGATGTCCTGCGGGCCCAGCGTGCCCTGCACGCGCCGAGCGACCTCGGCGAGAACCGCGTCACCCACAGCATGACCGTGACCGTCGTTGACCTGCTTAAAATGATCAATATCGATCATGAAGGCAGCCAGCGACCGCGCCGCATGCAGATGCCCGCGGACCAGAGCATCGGCCTGCTCGAAGAAATGACGCCGGTTCGCCAGCCCCGTCAGCGGATCACTGTCCGCAAGCCGCTGCGTCTCCTCGAACAGGTAGGCGTTCTCACAGGCCGCCGCCGCCTGGCCCAGCACGGCATAAGCCAGACGAGCCTGCCTGGGATTGTAGCCACCAGCAGCCCGCGAGGCGATCAGAACGACGACGGTGGGGGCCGGCCGGCACAGCGCCGGCACGGCCAGCCAGCTGCCCACCGGGTAGCGCTGGCCGGGGAGCACCTCCGGCAGCCTCCGGTGCGGCCCGATCATCCCACCGCCGTGGAACGCCAGCAGCAGAGGGGAATCCGGAAGCGGGACGATCATCGCCCCGACCGCCCGGGTATCCACCTGGCCGTGGACCGCCACGACCCGCAACGTTCCGCACGGTTCCCGGGCCAGCGCCCACGCCGCCTCGCACGGAAGCTGCGCGGCAGCCGCCGTCATGACCCGCCCGAGGATCTCCGGCGGAGTCACCGCCCTGGTGGTCTCGACGACGACCCGGTGCATCGTCTCGGCCAGTTCCCGCTGCTGGCGCTCGGCCATCAGCAGCCTGCGCAACTCCGCCGCGTCGGCCTCGCGAAGCGAGATCAGTTCCCGGTCGTGCCCCGGCACGGCGAGAAGCAGGACATCCTGGATCTGGTTGGCGACCATGCCCGCCATGACCGCCAGCAGCGGCCCGGCATCCCGGCGCGGACAGGTGAGATCGAACAGGCCCAGCGTCTGCCCCGTCACCGGATCACGCAGGGGAACACCGGCGCAGGCGAACTCGCCGAGGGACTCCGCGTAGTGCTCCTGACCGAACACGTGCGCCGGCCTGTGCTCCTCAAGAGCGGTACCGATGCCGTTGGTGCCGACAAACCGCTCGGCATAACTAAATCCGGGCAGCAGCGATACGCGGTCCAGCCGGCGTTCGAATGCGGCGTCGCCGGTGCACCGCATGAGCACCAGACCGTTCGCGTCGGTGACGATCGCGCTGACGGCCTGCCTGGCCAGCCGATCGGCGAGCTGGCACAGGACCGGTTCGGCCGCGCGCGCGACAGGTACGTCAAGGTCCGACGCGGCGAGGAGGGGCTCGGGGCTGTCCGCGGCCACCGCCCACCGCCGCGACCGCATCCACGACTCGCGGATCGGATCCCGCACCCCACCGGACTCGCTGGTCTCAGCCGAGATCTCAGCCGAGATCTCAGCTGAGATCCCGGCGGTGAGGAACCGCTCGCGCAGCCGCTCGAGCGAGGCTCCTTCCCCACCGTTGAGGCGAAGCCCCGAGGCCCGTCCGGCTCGCCGAGACGGTCTTGACCGATCCGGCATGACGCACCTTCCCGCACCTTTAACCGTGTGACCTGGGGCAAGTATATGCCGCTTGGACCTGAGCTCAGAATCATAGTCCGCTTAGCCCGGCCTGCCAGGGGAGACAAAAATCGCGGAGAAAGTGATATCCAGTATTTTTCTTCCGAAAATCGGTCTTTCGGGCGGTTGGTAGGTTGACGCCTCCTGCCATCGGCGCCGTCAGCCGGTGAGCAGACCTCGCAGGAACAGCCGCACCCACCGTCGGGGGGCCGCCGGTGAGATCCCGTCACCGGGCATCAG
Coding sequences within:
- a CDS encoding GAF domain-containing protein encodes the protein MAGCSSNLDAYNHQGAEVAQARELFLTTDSIEPDRVRDSIRASWLRSRHWEVAAEGPRLTFVGDLDSENPVSRAAAPIVRQLGDQLVDQPISIILTDAEGVVLARRTGDRALEKHLDAVQLAPGFSYAERLVGTNGIGTALEGRSPAHVFGHEHYASNLENLACAGVPMHHPVTRKIIGVLDLTCWRPDAGPLLMAMARAAAAQIQESLLANEEHRDLALLRGKSSVMAWVGGPKARPVLPVGWFSACGWG
- a CDS encoding IS66 family transposase, with translation MSVLSVTDDVTEVAYWRGRAERAEECAEKAEARVGQLQLRVEELSEQVAVLSRMLFGRSSEKTGPSSAVDEKPEDRQDSGGGDAGRPARQRGQRPGSRGHGRRDYSHLQTREEIHDVPEVDRACPGCGVAFTPLGTDDSEQVDWQVVITRIVHRRRRYRRCCTCPGPRTVTAPVPPKPIPKGRFTAGFLARLLYEKYVLGLPLHRIARALAAAGLGVAEGTLCGALKDVHGLLGGLDEQIVARNAAAGHVHADETTWRVFERVEGKDGTRWWLWVFVAADTVVFRMDPTRSAAPVEKHFGIDRAAGALSDGCRLVVSSDFYTVYQSLGRVDGVDPLWCWAHIRRYFIRAGDAHPQLRYWADQWVARIGMLYLAHRALAAEQPTTGGYREAAGAFEAALRAIDTARRAEAAIHSLHPAAKKVLATLDREWDGLARHQDFPDLDLDNNAAERALRTPVVGRKNYYGAHAEWAAHLAARVWTIVATAERNGREPLAFLTGYLNACATAGGKAPAGPALEPFLTWQTTTQTGSPPSTDPPQDGPPDGPEP
- a CDS encoding helix-turn-helix domain-containing protein codes for the protein MVLGLNDDVVMMNEHARQLLDPRDQSVLIGRITDVVARRRATTLMMELPSGTWARVHCRTVATERATDGAVAHVRFVEAPRPRHADTALTRLPLPGIVGSGTLWTRACREVDAAAQAGEWVILRGEPGVGKTALARAVCQRHDPSAWFSVVDGHNTTVREWGTLLRHELSRSRGTLVVRHVDRIDPYRLHVLASACQAAEAGGRRDLPWVVLTLSADDKPLGPLMRYFPRCIEVPPLRHHIDDLHQIVPFLLVKLTRGGQLACSPQAMQALLRTSWPGNIEQVRQVLRKVIQVRPAGTIMVGDLPPECHTVTRRVLGAMEAIERDAIVQSLLSADGNRTLAARALGMSRATIYRRIRQYGIEIPAPSV
- a CDS encoding diguanylate cyclase, translated to MPDRSRPSRRAGRASGLRLNGGEGASLERLRERFLTAGISAEISAEISAETSESGGVRDPIRESWMRSRRWAVAADSPEPLLAASDLDVPVARAAEPVLCQLADRLARQAVSAIVTDANGLVLMRCTGDAAFERRLDRVSLLPGFSYAERFVGTNGIGTALEEHRPAHVFGQEHYAESLGEFACAGVPLRDPVTGQTLGLFDLTCPRRDAGPLLAVMAGMVANQIQDVLLLAVPGHDRELISLREADAAELRRLLMAERQQRELAETMHRVVVETTRAVTPPEILGRVMTAAAAQLPCEAAWALAREPCGTLRVVAVHGQVDTRAVGAMIVPLPDSPLLLAFHGGGMIGPHRRLPEVLPGQRYPVGSWLAVPALCRPAPTVVVLIASRAAGGYNPRQARLAYAVLGQAAAACENAYLFEETQRLADSDPLTGLANRRHFFEQADALVRGHLHAARSLAAFMIDIDHFKQVNDGHGHAVGDAVLAEVARRVQGTLGPQDIVGRIGGEEFAAVLGCPAATAGVLAERLRQAIGASPVATADGPLPVTVSVGVAMLNPDDSGLGDLLIRADVALYQAKRSGRDRVATAQP